In the Populus trichocarpa isolate Nisqually-1 chromosome 1, P.trichocarpa_v4.1, whole genome shotgun sequence genome, CACAACTcagagccaaaaacagaagttCACGTTATCAACTTGAACAAAAGCTAATACAAGTGAATTCGATTAGACATACTGCTAGGACAGAGGAGCAGAAATATTTGCCAGCATGCTTAGAAATAAGTCGAAGTTAATAATTAGATTATAAACAGCAAGCGAAAATTCATGAAATCACAAAAGACTAGACATTGCTCCAATACAATCCAAGTCCATTGCATTAAGAAACAACTTCACTTCAGTAATCAATATTGTTTTCAACACAACTAGAGGTAATATCAGCAGATACAATCTCAAGACCTAAAAAACTGTTTCAACATTTTAGATTGCGGGCACCAGATAGGAAAAAAGGCACTACAGATGTCATCCACTGCTCATCATCTTTTCTTAAAACCATATTTCTTACGTTCATAGAACAGATCTGTTTTGGCACTCCCTAAATTAACAATTTTTGGACACCCATCCCTATCCTTCTCCTGCTGAGTGCACTCTTTGCAGTAGTAGGCATCAGAGATTCCCACTCCTCCGCAAATAACACATCGACCTTGGAAGGATCCGTAGTTGCACTCATCACAAACTCGCACAAGTGTGCAAGGACGCACATAGGAGTCGCAGATTACACATTTTCCATCACACTTCTCACAAAGGCGTCCAATAGCAATTCCTGGCTGCTTCCTGCACATAATCAAATCAGGATGATGCTTGGCCATGATCTCTTCAAGATCTTAGAGTTACTGCGTGTACCTGTGACTACCACAATGTAAATGGACGTCAAAGCATGGGGTATATTGCATTTGGTAAAAACGAAAATCACCCTCAtattcataacaaaaataaactatatattcACAGGGAGAAAACTGACAGCATCAAACAAAACATCCTCTTTCGTTGTTCTGAGATTAACCGGAGAATTTCCACAACTCATATCGGCATATAAAATGCAAactaaatcaaaaataaaaaagcaaaatgaataaaatttcaaatggaCATCCTAAAACAATAGACCCCATACCTATATACTCAAGCAGTCATGCTAACTTTTTAGCATCAGCTACAACCAGAAGCAACAGATTACATTCTATGACCTTAAATTACAAAAGCAGATCCAAGCTTTTCCGTTGCAGGAGCTATCAGGCTAGTGAAGCTAGTGCCAGTTttcaggttcaaacctaactaAACTATCattctaattaaattgaacaagctaATATTTGATTCAGGACATGAAGATTGGAACTCTCAGCTTTTCAAGAAAGAAGCTTAAGATGACATCAAGATCCTCTTTTATTATGACAAGTTGCTCCTATGGAAACCCAAAAACTCCAAGCTTGTAATTAAAACCAATAAGTACCAAACCAGCTTATAAATTAACGAAACCGAGCACACCAAATACTGAAATATCAAGAGTGATACGGAAAACCCACCAAAAGAAGCTTTAGataaaccaaaaattaaatgtaagaaCATTGATGAGTAGGAAGACGCGTACCTGCTGGAATCGATTTGAGACTCTGTTGCTTCTCTTTCAGCAGAGAGAGGGAAACCTGGAGAAAGGAGCTTTCGATAATTTTGCTAGGAGTCTTTCTGGATGGGCTCGTAAGAGAACAATCGAGGCACGACACGAGGTTAGGATTCTAAGAGCCCGTTTGATACGGTATTATGATAGCGGTTTtctccaaatatatttttatttgaaaatatataaaaataatattttttattttttaaattttatttttaatattaatgaattaaaataatattaaaatattaaaaaataatttaaaaaagaaaaaatttttaataatacttttaaaccACGAAAATAAATAGTCAAACCAAGAACAAAACTCACCGAGTTATCATTGATGTCCACCCAAATAATACAATGTGGTATTGTGGTAATGATTTGTCGGCGAGTTTGAAGATTTAAACTACTAGTCGTTTCCAATTTGTTAAGAAAGGAACACTAGGGAGTTCAAGGATTCtagaaattttgaaattattaggtttttgtcttttcttgataaatatttttccttctataaaaagaatataataaatcttattactataatttttctctctctgtctTCTTGCTAAGGTAATAATTAAAACtgaaatctttaaattaatgtgtttttgtatatatatattttttattaatatggatatcCGGGTTAGTTTGCGTGTACCTTTACTAATCTTACGggcttgaagttaacgaccatgtaagtctttaGTGACCATTATATTAATAACCACATGACTCAAAcctaaaattacagaaaaaacaaacttcTTAATCACAAGCTTTTATTACTAGTTATTTTTCGTGTTTTTAGTATGTGGTAATTAATATTCATTTCGTGGGacaaaaaagttaaaatcttCATCTACGTATATAAAATCTAGCAGTACATGAGCCTATGTTTGACCCTTTTTTAGCTCTGATTAATCTATTTATATTcgcttaaaaaacaaattattttcttcatgccTGTGTTCCTCTCATCTGTAAACTGTATTAGCGACTAATGATGCATTCCTCCTAtaa is a window encoding:
- the LOC127903864 gene encoding PHD finger-like domain-containing protein 5A; translation: MAKHHPDLIMCRKQPGIAIGRLCEKCDGKCVICDSYVRPCTLVRVCDECNYGSFQGRCVICGGVGISDAYYCKECTQQEKDRDGCPKIVNLGSAKTDLFYERKKYGFKKR